From the genome of Alosa alosa isolate M-15738 ecotype Scorff River chromosome 18, AALO_Geno_1.1, whole genome shotgun sequence, one region includes:
- the ldb1a gene encoding LIM domain-binding protein 1-A isoform X7 — MSVGGCACPGCSSKNFKLYSPKEPPNGSAFPPFHPGTMLDRDVGPTPMYPPTYLEPGIGRHTPYGNQTDYRIFELNKRLQNWTEDCDNLWWDAFTTEFFEDDAMLTITFCLEDGPKRYTIGRTLIPRYFRSIFEGGATELFYVLKHPKESFHNNFVSLDCDQCTMVTQNGKPMFTQVYVEGRLYLEFMFDDMMRIKTWHFSIRQHREVVPRSILAMHAQDPQMLEQLSKNITRCGLSNSTLNYLRLCVILEPMQELMSRHKTYSLSPRDCLKTCLFQKWQRMVAPPAEPARQAPNKRRKRKMSGGSTMSTGGGNNNNNNSKKKSPASSFGLASQVPDLVGTKTCTVPELEDRS, encoded by the exons GCTGCTCCTCTAAAAATTTCAAGCTGTACTCCCCAAAGGAGCCCCCCAACGGTAGTGCCTTTCCCCCCTTCCACCCAGGCACCATGCTGGACAGAGATGTGGG CCCCACACCAATGTACCCTCCTACATACTTGGAGCCGGGAATAGG GAGGCACACACCGTATGGGAACCAGACAGACTACAGAATATTTGAGCTTAATAAACGGCTACAGAACTGGACAGAG GACTGTGACAACTTATGGTGGGATGCCTTCACCACCGAGTTCTTTGAGGATGATGCCATGCTCACCATTACGTTCTGTCTGGAAGATGGGCCCAAACGATATA CTATTGGTCGGACATTGATTCCCCGATACTTCCGGAGTATCTTTGAAGGGGGAGCTACAGAGCTTTTTTATGTTCTGAAGCATCCTAAGGAGTCCTTTCACAACAATTTTGTGTCTTTGGACTGCGATCAGTGCACAATGGTCACACAGAATGGAAAGCCCATGTTCACACAG GTCTACGTGGAGGGCCGTCTGTACCTTGAGTTCATGTTTGACGATATGATGAGGATCAAGACGTGGCACTTCAGCATACGGCAGCATCGCGAGGTGGTACCCCGCAGCATCCTGGCCATGCAT GCCCAGGATCCCCAGATGTTGGAGCAGCTGTCAAAAAACATCACACGATGCGGCCTCTCCAATTCCACGTTAAACTACCTCCGA CTGTGTGTGATCCTGGAGCCCATGCAGGAACTCATGTCCAGGCATAAGACCTACAGCCTCAGTCCCCGAGACTGCCTCAAGACCTGCTTGTTTCAGAAGTGGCAAAGGATGGTGGCTCCACCAG CCGAGCCAGCCAGACAAGCTCCCAATAAGCGGCGGAAACGCAAGATGTCCGGCGGCAGCACCATGAGCACGGGCGGcggcaacaataacaacaacaacagcaagaaGAAAAGCCCCGCCAGCAGCTTTGGTCTCGCCAGCCAGGTACCT
- the ldb1a gene encoding LIM domain-binding protein 1-A isoform X8 has translation MSVGGCACPGCSSKNFKLYSPKEPPNGSAFPPFHPGTMLDRDVGPTPMYPPTYLEPGIGRHTPYGNQTDYRIFELNKRLQNWTEDCDNLWWDAFTTEFFEDDAMLTITFCLEDGPKRYTIGRTLIPRYFRSIFEGGATELFYVLKHPKESFHNNFVSLDCDQCTMVTQNGKPMFTQVYVEGRLYLEFMFDDMMRIKTWHFSIRQHREVVPRSILAMHAQDPQMLEQLSKNITRCGLSNSTLNYLRLCVILEPMQELMSRHKTYSLSPRDCLKTCLFQKWQRMVAPPAEPARQAPNKRRKRKMSGGSTMSTGGGNNNNNNSKKKSPASSFGLASQDLVGTKTCTVPELEDRS, from the exons GCTGCTCCTCTAAAAATTTCAAGCTGTACTCCCCAAAGGAGCCCCCCAACGGTAGTGCCTTTCCCCCCTTCCACCCAGGCACCATGCTGGACAGAGATGTGGG CCCCACACCAATGTACCCTCCTACATACTTGGAGCCGGGAATAGG GAGGCACACACCGTATGGGAACCAGACAGACTACAGAATATTTGAGCTTAATAAACGGCTACAGAACTGGACAGAG GACTGTGACAACTTATGGTGGGATGCCTTCACCACCGAGTTCTTTGAGGATGATGCCATGCTCACCATTACGTTCTGTCTGGAAGATGGGCCCAAACGATATA CTATTGGTCGGACATTGATTCCCCGATACTTCCGGAGTATCTTTGAAGGGGGAGCTACAGAGCTTTTTTATGTTCTGAAGCATCCTAAGGAGTCCTTTCACAACAATTTTGTGTCTTTGGACTGCGATCAGTGCACAATGGTCACACAGAATGGAAAGCCCATGTTCACACAG GTCTACGTGGAGGGCCGTCTGTACCTTGAGTTCATGTTTGACGATATGATGAGGATCAAGACGTGGCACTTCAGCATACGGCAGCATCGCGAGGTGGTACCCCGCAGCATCCTGGCCATGCAT GCCCAGGATCCCCAGATGTTGGAGCAGCTGTCAAAAAACATCACACGATGCGGCCTCTCCAATTCCACGTTAAACTACCTCCGA CTGTGTGTGATCCTGGAGCCCATGCAGGAACTCATGTCCAGGCATAAGACCTACAGCCTCAGTCCCCGAGACTGCCTCAAGACCTGCTTGTTTCAGAAGTGGCAAAGGATGGTGGCTCCACCAG CCGAGCCAGCCAGACAAGCTCCCAATAAGCGGCGGAAACGCAAGATGTCCGGCGGCAGCACCATGAGCACGGGCGGcggcaacaataacaacaacaacagcaagaaGAAAAGCCCCGCCAGCAGCTTTGGTCTCGCCAGCCAG